One window from the genome of Magnolia sinica isolate HGM2019 chromosome 4, MsV1, whole genome shotgun sequence encodes:
- the LOC131242369 gene encoding uncharacterized protein LOC131242369 isoform X2 codes for MNPPPTTLLSNKWDMGPIHNSDTHRISDGKIDGLMKGCQEKDMVMSFMVSQRSYVDLLQNCDLPPPAKVFPGESEIAVRLAPSMQQPSPSIEMEDEFAQGLSNDKLGLLRALQLSQTRAREAEKKAADISAEKDRLTALFLEESSRLFAHRQWLKLLEIEVKKLHPQLTASHGICRERWSAVKKDDGEEAGTTWCIALALCLGIASVGFALSYRYLF; via the exons ATGAATCCACCACCAACAACCCTTCTTTCCAACAAATGGGATATGGGTCCCATCCACAATTCCGATACACACAGAATCTCTGATGGAAAGATTGATGGGTTGATGAAAGGTTGTCAAGAGAAAGATATGGTAATGAGTTTCATGGTCTCCCAAAGGTCCTACGTTGATCTCTTACAAAACTGCGATCTCCCGCCGCCGGCGAAGGTCTTCCCGGGAGAATCGGAAATTGCTGTAAGATTGGCTCCGTCAATGCAACAACCATCACCATCCAT CGAGATGGAAGATGAATTTGCTCAGGGTCTTAGCAATGACAAGCTGGGTCTGCTGAGAGCTTTACAGCTCTCGCAAACACGGGCAAGGGAAGCCGAGAAGAAGGCTGCAGATATAAGCGCGGAGAAAGATCGTTTGACGGCACTCTTCTTGGAAGAGTCATCCCGGTTATTTGCTCATCGGCAATGGCTGAAACTGCTGGAGATTGAAGTTAAGAAGCTGCATCCTCAGCTTACAGCTTCTCACGGTATATGCAGAGAGAGATGGTCTGCGGTGAAGAAAGATGATGGTGAAGAAGCAGGTACTACCTGGTGTATAGCATTGGCCCTGTGCTTGGGCATTGCCAGTGTGGGGTTTGCATTGAGTTACAGATACTTGTTTTGA
- the LOC131242369 gene encoding uncharacterized protein LOC131242369 isoform X1: MNPPPTTLLSNKWDMGPIHNSDTHRISDGKIDGLMKGCQEKDMVMSFMVSQRSYVDLLQNCDLPPPAKVFPGESEIAVRLAPSMQQPSPSIKVSEMEDEFAQGLSNDKLGLLRALQLSQTRAREAEKKAADISAEKDRLTALFLEESSRLFAHRQWLKLLEIEVKKLHPQLTASHGICRERWSAVKKDDGEEAGTTWCIALALCLGIASVGFALSYRYLF; this comes from the exons ATGAATCCACCACCAACAACCCTTCTTTCCAACAAATGGGATATGGGTCCCATCCACAATTCCGATACACACAGAATCTCTGATGGAAAGATTGATGGGTTGATGAAAGGTTGTCAAGAGAAAGATATGGTAATGAGTTTCATGGTCTCCCAAAGGTCCTACGTTGATCTCTTACAAAACTGCGATCTCCCGCCGCCGGCGAAGGTCTTCCCGGGAGAATCGGAAATTGCTGTAAGATTGGCTCCGTCAATGCAACAACCATCACCATCCAT CAAAGTCAGCGAGATGGAAGATGAATTTGCTCAGGGTCTTAGCAATGACAAGCTGGGTCTGCTGAGAGCTTTACAGCTCTCGCAAACACGGGCAAGGGAAGCCGAGAAGAAGGCTGCAGATATAAGCGCGGAGAAAGATCGTTTGACGGCACTCTTCTTGGAAGAGTCATCCCGGTTATTTGCTCATCGGCAATGGCTGAAACTGCTGGAGATTGAAGTTAAGAAGCTGCATCCTCAGCTTACAGCTTCTCACGGTATATGCAGAGAGAGATGGTCTGCGGTGAAGAAAGATGATGGTGAAGAAGCAGGTACTACCTGGTGTATAGCATTGGCCCTGTGCTTGGGCATTGCCAGTGTGGGGTTTGCATTGAGTTACAGATACTTGTTTTGA